From Globicephala melas unplaced genomic scaffold, mGloMel1.2 SCAFFOLD_724, whole genome shotgun sequence:
AAGGTCTGTGAGGTGTGTGTGGTTTTCTTCATTGTGGTCTGAAGAGAAGAGAAGGCAAGATGGGTGGAGGCCAGGTGGAAGGTCCAGACATCGTTAAATATACGCTAAAGTTTACTATTCAGACTTTAGTGAGTTGGGTGGAGGTTCGTCTGAAAGCACTgatgtttttaaatacatgatgTTATTTTTCTGGAGGAAACTCGGGATGTGGCTGCCTCTTTTGACTTTCTCCATCTCTTGTCTGGGGATCTCCTAGGCTGTCTGCTTTATTCCCTGCTTCCCAGTGCATAGTCCGCTGAGCAAGGCCGATTCTCAGTCGGTGTTGGTCTAGCACTGATCGTCAGCCCTAGCCACCAGCAGGATGAATTTCCTGGATCAGCTTTGAAGACTTTTCCTGTGCATGTCTGTCTTTGTCCTTCTAGCTCATTTTGTAAAGGTCTCAAGGGCAAGGACGGTGACTTTGGCTCTGAAGCCTCAAGATAGCGGCCTTCTCAGCTCGTCCATTTCAGGTCCTTTCCAGGAGGACCTGGACACCGAAGGTACCACAGAGCGTTAATTACATCTCTCTCCTGCATGCGGCCCTGTTGATCTCCTGGGATGCTTGGAACGCCAGTGCCACATTGAAATGCCACTGATTTTCTCCTGGACTCCCTGCCTTGTTTGTCCAGTCACCCAGTTAGGGGAATCACAAAATGATGCTTTTGGGAATGGGGtcattccttctctccctttgttTAAGGATCATCCACACTGACACTTCTCACATGTCCCAGGGCTTCTCCCAAGGGCTGGTCTCTGTGGGCTTTTTCACTTTTCCCATCACCACCCCCAAAAAACTACTGCAGGAGACCAGAACATTGAAGCCAGTGATTtctgtttggaaatagggtcgtCTTCTGCTGCTGACCCCCATCAAATCCCATCATGCCCACAGCCCTGTGCCCCCGAGTCTTGGCTCCGAAGGAAAGTGAGGAGCCCAGGAAAATGAGGAGCCCACCGGGAGAGAACCCTAGCCCCCAGGGTGAGCTTCCCAGCCCCGAGTCCTCCCGCCGCCTCTTCCGACGTTTCTGCTACCAGGAGGCGGCGGGCCCCAGGGAGGCCCTGCACCGCCTCTGGGACCTGTGCCGGGGCTGGCTGCGGCCTGAAAGGCACACCAAGGAGCAAATTCTGGAGCTGCTGGTGCTGGAGCAGTTTCTGGCCATCCTGCCCCGGGAGATCCAGGGCTGGGTGCGGGCCCAGGAACCTGAGAGTGGCGATCAGGCTGTGGCTGCTGTGGAGGCACTGGAACGAGAGCCGGGGAGACCCTGGCAATGGGTGAGCagagggggctgggctgggctgggctgggctggctgggaggatgggaagggagagggagagagtggggcTGGGCAGCAGGTGTGGAAAGGGGGGCCACCTTGTGCTTTGATGGTTTGGTGGGGTCACGCGTCCCCTGGCCAGGGATGAGGAATTCCATCTAGAGCTATGTGCTTCAGTTATGCCCACATTGAAGTTTGGTTTTCTAAAAAAGCAGATTCCATTCCCTAAAGGCCCTCATTGGTGGCATGGTTATGTTACCCCCGCCCCCGCACTTTATAGCCCTGTACAAGGCTGGGACTGAGCTTCTAGTGGTAGAGTCAACAGTCAgcaggcccagggagggaggggtttgCCCAGTCCCTGGCACAGTTGCTGGTCCTCATCTGGCCAGGGACCCCTCCACCGAGCTCTGAAAAGCCCTCTCTGGGATTGCAGCTCAAGCACTGTGAAGACCCCGTGGTGATTGACGATGGGGACAGCCCTCCAGACCAGGAGCAGGAGCGGCTGCCAGCAGAACCCCAGAGTGACCTTGCAAAGAGCCAGGACGCCCAGCCCATGGCCCTGGCTCAGGGCCCCGGGCTTCCAAGCAGACTCTCGGGCCAGCTCAGCGGGGACCCAGGTAGGGAGCccaagggagtggggaaggggtgtTTGTACCTAGTCCTGTGCAATTGGAAGTAGCTCTTGACATTTTTAGTTCTCTCCTTCCCCCTAAGTAGCCTGGAACCATTTTCAGCGTCTGGTTCTTCCCTAGAGCAATTCAATCAGAATCTCATGAGAGTATCCTCTTCATGGGTGCCAGGTCTGCCCAGAGGGACCTCTACTATGGGTAGGTGTTTTTGAGGCTGCATCATCTTGTCTCTTTGAGGGCGCACCTCTCGGCTTTGTTGGTCTGGGGACAGCTGGGCACCGTCGCCATCCCAATAGGGCCTGTGTGGGGAGCTGAGCATGGCCATGTCCTCTTGTCTCTCTGAACCGCTCTTTCCCCAGCCAAGCAACTTCCGCTCTCAGGATTGTTATAATAttgcaaagaaatataaaaatgcttCCTAGGGGATAGGGTGGTATCTTCAGGACTTGGAGCATGGATGTTGGCTAGACGTGTCTGAATATCTGTACAAAATGCACCAATGGCCACAGTCAGGTGGCTTTAGCAGCAGATACACTTGGCTTTGAATCCTCCAGGTATGACCCAGGGCATGCTTCTAAACtctgcaagcctcagtttcctggtctgtCCAGTGGAGATAAtctcaataaagtgagtcacatgaaattttggtttcccagtacataaaAAATTTGTGtttacactgtagtctattaagtgtccgatagcattatgtctaaagaaTCAATGTATATactttaattgaaaatattttattgcggATTATCATGTGAGCCTTCAGCACGATGAAATGTTTTTGCTGGTGAAGGGTCTTGCGTCCATGctggtggctgctgactgatcaggttggtggttgctgaaggttggggtgcctggcagtttcttaaaataagaccacAATGAAGTTTGCCTCATCCATTGAATCGTTCCTTTCACGAACAGTCTCTCTGTAGCACGTAATGCTGTtttatagcattttacccacagaacgtctttccttttaaaattggagtcagtcctctcaaactcTGCCattgctttatcaactaagttcagataatattctaaatcctttgttgtcatttcagtagtcttcacagcatcttcaccaggagtagattccatctcaagaaaccactttctttactcgtccataagaagcaactcctcatccattcaagttttatcatgagattgtcacaattcagtcacatcttcaagCTCCACTTCCAATTCTGGTTCTctttgctgtttccaccacatctgcagtttcTTCCTCCACTCAAGTCTTGAACCTCTCAAAGTTATCCATGAGGATGGGTATCACCTTCTTTCAGActtctgttaatgttgatattttgatctcttcccatgaatgttcttttttttctggctgtgccgcgcagcttgtgggatcttagttccccaaccagagattgaacctgggccccggcagtgaaagcaccgagtcctaaccattggactgccagggaattcccgtgaATGTTCTTACTGGCATCTAGAAcggtgaatcctttccaggagATTTTCAGTTTACTTTGTCCAGATCCGTCAGAAGAATCACTGTGCATGGCAGCTATTACCatgtgaaatgtatttcttaaatgatAAGACTTGAAACTTGAAAGTACTCTTTGACCTGTGGGTTTCAGAATGGATGttatgttagcaggcatgaaaacaatgTTAATCTCGTCCATCTCATCAGGGAGCTCTTGGGTGACTAGTCAAAAAGCAGtactattttgaaaggaatctttttttctgagcagtagatctcaacagtgggcttaaaatattcagtaaaccatgttgtaaccagatgtgctgtcatctaggctttgttccatttatagagcacaggccgAGTAGATGTAGCATGATTCTTAAGGGAAGTTTTAGTAGTTTTGGAATTGTAAATGAGCACTGGTTTCAACTTACAGTCACCAAATGCATTAGcacctaacaagagagtcagcctgacCTTGGAAGCTTTGAAGCCGGGCATTGCCTTCTCTCTAGCTCTGATAGCCCCATaggtggcatcttcttccaatataaggctaTTTTGTCTAAACTGAAAGTCTGTTGTgcagtgtagccaccttcatttcATGATCTTGGCTAAATCTTCTGGATGACCGGCTGCTTTACCTTGGACTTTTAGGTTATGGAGACTGGCTTTTtcccttaaacctcatgaaccaacctctgctagcttcaagcttttctttctcagcttcctcacctctctcagccttaaTAGATTGAAGAGAACTAGGGCCTTGTTCTGGATTAGGTTTTCGCTTAAGGGAaggttgtggctggtttgatctctccagaccactaaaactttcacCCTATCAGCCATAAGGCGGTTTTGCTTTCTTGTGTGTTCattggagtagcacttttaatttctttcaataacttTTTGTTTGCATTTGCAGCTTGGCTgctgcaagaggcctagctttcagcctgtctcAGCTTTTGACGTGCCTTCCTCACTTCGTTtaattatttctgtcttttgatttaaagtgagaggtATGCGGCTCTTCCTTTCATGTGAACACTTAGAGGctattgtagggttattaattggcctaatttcagtaTTGTTGTGTCTCACAGAATAGAGAGGcccgaggagagggagagaagtatGGGAGCCACtggaacacacacaacatttatcagTTAAGTTTGTTGTCTTATATGGGCATGGTTTacggcaccccaaaacaattacaatagtaacatttaagatcactgatcacagatcaccgtaacaaatacaataatggaaaagtttgaaatgttataagaattaccaaaatgtgacacagaaacgTGAAGTGAGCAAATTCTTTTGGGAAAATGTTACCAGTAGGCTTGTTTgatgcaaggttgccacaaaccttcagtttttaaaaaaagtaatatctgcagagtgcaataaaatgaggtatgcctggaTACCCATAAAATACTGAACAGGGGGCCTGAGCTGCCCAtggtttgtttggatttttttgattttttttttttttgctgtgccatgcagcatgcgggatcttagttccctgaccagggatcaaactcgtaccccctgcagtggaatcatggagtcctaaccactggacaaccagggaattcctgcccATGATTTCTAGTTGAAGTAATTAATCATCATGGAAAGAAGTGGTGCTCTCAGTTTGAAGGAAGTGACCTGTAGGGTGTGAGGGTTAGTTTGGGCAGAGTTGTGCTACAGTTGTGCTATAGTTATAGATGGAAAAAGAAAGTATGAGGAGACCAGGAATGCGTTCCTATGATTCACAGAAGTTGTCCTTGTCATTGTAATaaggttttcagtttttaaaagttacatattACATTTCTTTATGTGTGAAACTATACTGATTTCTGTACAAATCAAATTAACGCTCCAGCCTCTCCTTGGTTAAAAGTCAAGACAGATGTGCTAGTTTgtttgggctgccataataaagtcccacagactgggcagcttaaacaacagaaatttattgtctcatggtTCTGAAAGCTGGAAGTCCtagatcaaggtatcagcagagttggtttctcCTAAGACCTGATTCTCCTTGGCTTctagacagccatcttctccctgtttcctcacatggtcttccctgtgtctgtgtcctaatctcctcttattATAAGAGCCTCaggcatattggattagggctcaccccaATTACCTCATTGTAACTTAATTATCTCTTGAAAAGCCCTATGTCCAAATCTagtcccattctgaggtactgggggttgggacttcaacatatgaatttggcaggggtgcaattcagcccataaccaCAGGCATGAGAAACAACCATTTGCCCAAATAAACAATGCATGTGCAAGCAGCCTGGGTTATGCAGGTTGATGATGGCCATGACAGGAC
This genomic window contains:
- the LOC115865465 gene encoding zinc finger protein 496 isoform X1; protein product: MPTALCPRVLAPKESEEPRKMRSPPGENPSPQGELPSPESSRRLFRRFCYQEAAGPREALHRLWDLCRGWLRPERHTKEQILELLVLEQFLAILPREIQGWVRAQEPESGDQAVAAVEALEREPGRPWQWLKHCEDPVVIDDGDSPPDQEQERLPAEPQSDLAKSQDAQPMALAQGPGLPSRLSGQLSGDPAWLLQEA
- the LOC115865465 gene encoding zinc finger protein 496 isoform X2, with product MPTALCPRVLAPKESEEPRKMRSPPGENPSPQGELPSPESSRRLFRRFCYQEAAGPREALHRLWDLCRGWLRPERHTKEQILELLVLEQFLAILPREIQGWVRAQEPESGDQAVAAVEALEREPGRPWQWLKHCEDPVVIDDGDSPPDQEQERLPAEPQSDLAKSQDAQPMALAQGPGLPSRLSGQLSGDPE